A single window of Pyxidicoccus xibeiensis DNA harbors:
- a CDS encoding FAD-dependent oxidoreductase produces MRTKDGHALIVGCGIAGPVVAMALQRAGFEPVIYEAQSGPMDDVGAFLNLAPNGVNALKTLGLDGPVQAAGFSSSGIAFWNGAGRRIAVMDNGPEEQRYGATTTVIKRGVLHRVLREEALRRGIRVETGRKLESYDSSGGTGVVARFTDGSSAHGDFLLGCDGLSSRTRQLLLPDAPGPVYTGQLGWGGFSRYPVPPSPGGMMQMTFGRRGFFGYCVAPSGEVYWFSNEPQAQEPARGSLRSVPSEVSKERLLALHADDASPIAGIIRATEGGISCSPIHDIPFLPTWHQGRVCLVGDAAHATSPHVGQGASMAMEDALVLARCLRDLPAPEAAFARYQSLRKARVEKLTRAARRTGNTKGAPGPVGAWFRDRLLPLFIKRAAEANAWVYSYKVDWEASAA; encoded by the coding sequence ATGCGCACGAAGGACGGACACGCACTGATTGTGGGCTGTGGGATTGCCGGGCCGGTGGTGGCCATGGCGCTCCAGCGCGCGGGCTTCGAGCCCGTCATCTACGAGGCCCAGAGCGGGCCCATGGACGACGTGGGCGCATTCCTCAACCTCGCGCCCAACGGCGTCAACGCCCTCAAGACGCTGGGGCTCGATGGGCCCGTGCAGGCCGCGGGCTTCTCCAGCTCCGGCATCGCCTTCTGGAATGGCGCGGGTCGCCGCATCGCGGTGATGGACAACGGACCCGAGGAGCAGCGCTACGGCGCCACGACCACGGTCATCAAGCGGGGCGTGCTCCACCGGGTGCTGCGCGAAGAGGCCCTGCGCAGAGGCATCCGGGTGGAGACGGGGCGGAAGCTGGAGTCCTACGACTCCTCCGGAGGCACTGGTGTCGTGGCCCGCTTCACGGATGGGAGCTCCGCGCACGGGGACTTCCTCCTCGGCTGTGATGGGCTGAGCTCGCGCACGCGCCAGTTGCTGCTGCCGGACGCTCCAGGGCCGGTCTACACCGGGCAGCTGGGGTGGGGCGGCTTCTCGCGCTACCCGGTGCCGCCCTCGCCCGGAGGGATGATGCAGATGACCTTCGGCCGCCGGGGCTTCTTCGGCTACTGCGTGGCCCCCTCCGGCGAGGTGTATTGGTTCAGCAACGAGCCCCAGGCCCAGGAGCCGGCGCGGGGCTCACTGCGGTCCGTCCCGTCGGAAGTCTCGAAGGAGCGGCTGCTGGCGCTGCACGCCGATGACGCCTCGCCCATCGCCGGAATCATCCGAGCGACGGAGGGCGGCATCTCCTGCTCCCCCATCCACGACATCCCCTTCCTGCCTACGTGGCACCAGGGCCGGGTCTGCCTCGTGGGCGACGCCGCGCACGCCACGTCGCCCCATGTCGGCCAGGGCGCGTCCATGGCGATGGAGGATGCGCTCGTCCTGGCCCGCTGCCTGCGCGACCTCCCCGCGCCGGAGGCGGCCTTCGCCCGCTACCAATCGCTGCGCAAGGCCCGGGTGGAGAAGCTGACGCGAGCGGCCCGGCGCACCGGCAACACCAAGGGCGCGCCCGGCCCCGTCGGGGCCTGGTTCCGGGACCGGCTCCTGCCCCTCTTCATCAAGCGCGCGGCCGAGGCCAACGCCTGGGTCTACTCGTACAAGGTGGACTGGGAGGCCAGCGCGGCTTGA
- a CDS encoding helix-turn-helix domain-containing protein — MEDEPGTSLVLWMPPALLRQAAQDMGMDPARAGLEPKYMLRDARIEHVAWALEAEHRAGFPNGRLYTDSLGMALAVHLLRSYSAPLEARHGLSKQQLRRLTDYIEDHLDQDLSLEKLALVAEVSASHLKTLFKRSMGVPVHAYVIQRRVERAKALLMKGQRSVGEVALEAGFSHQSHLARCMRRVLGVTPMSLVRASRGA, encoded by the coding sequence GTGGAGGACGAGCCGGGCACCTCGCTGGTGCTGTGGATGCCCCCCGCGCTCCTGCGCCAGGCCGCGCAGGACATGGGGATGGACCCCGCGCGCGCGGGCCTGGAGCCGAAGTACATGCTCCGGGACGCGCGCATCGAGCACGTCGCCTGGGCGCTGGAGGCGGAGCACCGGGCAGGCTTCCCGAACGGGCGGCTCTACACGGACAGTCTGGGCATGGCCCTCGCGGTCCACCTGCTGCGCAGCTACTCGGCGCCTCTCGAAGCCCGCCACGGCCTGTCCAAGCAGCAGCTCCGCCGGCTGACGGACTACATCGAGGACCACCTGGACCAGGACCTCTCGCTGGAGAAGCTGGCGCTCGTCGCGGAGGTCAGCGCGTCGCACCTCAAGACGCTCTTCAAGCGCTCCATGGGCGTACCGGTCCACGCGTACGTCATCCAGCGCCGGGTGGAGCGGGCGAAGGCGCTGCTCATGAAGGGCCAGCGCTCCGTGGGAGAGGTGGCGCTGGAGGCGGGCTTCTCGCACCAGAGTCACCTGGCGCGGTGCATGCGGCGCGTCCTCGGGGTCACACCCATGTCCCTGGTGCGTGCCTCGCGCGGCGCCTGA
- a CDS encoding AraC family transcriptional regulator, which yields MRRDSKRDAVGAELMREIPRFQLAAEFVNDAAAAVLALGRTELQYLELLQHGPVTEAELAGAVALGQREHAALLDRLELAGYARALPAPAGEQGRRVELTPHAREWIESLWGPLRDEGIRLFSQWSTRDLAVVTRYLAQASAMQEAHATRLRALASVPASSRSRPNRSRGGVSPAALRRVHVFAVAHLDGPLRLADLAARAQLSPYHFARAFKSSTGETPRAYVERLRVEKATELIRDTELPLADVALACGFSSQSRLTTAFRRATGFTPARYRRGTEARLGTATDAR from the coding sequence GTGCGCAGAGACAGCAAGCGTGACGCGGTGGGCGCGGAGCTCATGCGCGAGATTCCCCGGTTCCAGCTGGCCGCGGAGTTCGTGAACGACGCGGCGGCGGCGGTGCTCGCACTGGGCCGGACGGAGCTTCAGTACCTCGAGCTGCTGCAGCACGGGCCCGTCACGGAGGCGGAGCTGGCCGGTGCGGTGGCGCTGGGCCAGCGCGAGCATGCGGCGCTGCTGGACCGGCTGGAGCTGGCCGGATACGCCCGCGCGCTTCCCGCCCCCGCCGGGGAACAGGGGCGTCGCGTGGAGCTCACCCCGCACGCCCGCGAGTGGATCGAGAGCCTCTGGGGCCCGCTGCGAGACGAGGGCATCCGCCTCTTCTCCCAATGGAGCACCCGGGACCTCGCCGTGGTGACGCGCTACCTGGCCCAGGCGAGCGCGATGCAGGAGGCCCACGCCACGCGGCTCCGTGCGCTCGCGAGCGTGCCCGCGTCCAGCCGCTCGCGGCCGAACCGCTCCCGAGGTGGGGTCTCCCCCGCGGCGCTGCGGCGCGTCCACGTCTTCGCCGTCGCGCACCTGGACGGCCCGCTGCGGCTGGCCGACCTGGCGGCGCGCGCCCAGCTCAGCCCGTACCACTTCGCCCGGGCCTTCAAGTCCTCCACCGGGGAGACACCCCGGGCCTACGTGGAGCGACTGCGCGTGGAGAAGGCGACGGAGCTCATCCGGGACACGGAGCTGCCACTGGCGGACGTCGCCCTCGCCTGTGGCTTCAGCTCGCAGAGCCGCCTCACCACTGCGTTCCGTCGGGCCACGGGCTTCACGCCCGCGAGATACCGCCGCGGCACCGAAGCCCGGCTCGGGACCGCCACTGACGCGCGGTAG
- a CDS encoding ATP-dependent helicase, whose amino-acid sequence MKNPHESALLEDLNPPQMEAVLHGTGPLLVLSGAGSGKTRVITRRVAYLVKVHGVFPWRILAVTFTNKAAREMRDRLTQLLGAQANDLVVSTFHSSAAMILRREAEHVGLTRSFVIYDDSDQLNVVKRAMREAGIDQLQPREVLHRIDQEKNAARLPEHMVVEPGDERGLLIRKVYAAYQERLRAANAVDFGDLLLLLVTLFRTRPEVLDNYRRRFHHVLVDEFQDTNPVQYELLKQLAPPPSANLVVVGDDDQSIYRWRGANVDNILNFPDQYPGAKVVKLEQNYRSDQNILTAAHEVISKNTRRMPKKLWSDRQKGQTLNLLLNRDERSEAQEVARQILALQREGFIKFSSMAVFYRVNAQSRVLEEALRLARVPYTLVSGRSFYDRAEVRDASAYLRLMVNPRSDADLLRIINTPARGIGDTTVERVTDFANSKGVSLYEALADPGLIPMLNSAAVKRLRGFHALLSSLTAFAQEAKDAAGAVDQMLRETKLVETLQAESSDESQTRAENLKEFLGAAQEFDLNRAAAAVAAAQNAPAEVPPEVDAAPLSADVPPLQAFLEQISLVGEADAEVGEGRVALMTLHAAKGLEFDAVFMTGLEDNVFPHARALKGEDPDNGEEMAEERRLCYVGFTRARKRLFVSLAQCRSLFGELRYNPPSRFLQDVPPALFGISEQEVAAPSRAVPVAPRKRNWDEDDGPRVDRSYSQASDMDGVGGDVRGMRVRHEQFGTGRIVSADGSGPNAKVTVEFGGTVGLKRVIARFLIPG is encoded by the coding sequence GTGAAGAATCCCCACGAATCCGCACTCCTCGAAGACCTGAACCCGCCTCAGATGGAGGCCGTGCTGCACGGCACTGGCCCGCTGCTCGTCCTGTCGGGCGCCGGCAGTGGCAAGACGCGCGTCATCACCCGCCGGGTGGCGTACCTGGTGAAGGTCCACGGCGTCTTCCCGTGGCGCATCCTCGCCGTGACGTTCACCAACAAGGCGGCCCGGGAGATGAGGGACCGCCTGACGCAGCTGCTCGGTGCCCAGGCGAACGACCTGGTGGTGAGCACCTTCCACTCGTCCGCGGCCATGATTCTGCGCCGCGAGGCGGAGCACGTGGGGCTCACCCGCTCGTTCGTCATCTACGACGACAGCGACCAGCTCAACGTGGTGAAGCGGGCCATGCGCGAGGCGGGCATCGACCAGCTCCAGCCGCGCGAGGTGCTGCACCGCATCGACCAGGAGAAGAACGCGGCGCGCCTGCCGGAGCACATGGTGGTGGAGCCGGGGGACGAGCGCGGCCTGCTCATCCGCAAGGTGTACGCGGCGTACCAGGAGCGGCTGCGCGCGGCCAACGCGGTGGACTTCGGCGACCTGCTGCTGCTCCTGGTGACGCTGTTCCGCACGCGGCCGGAGGTGCTGGACAACTACCGGCGCCGCTTCCACCACGTGCTGGTGGACGAGTTCCAGGACACCAACCCCGTGCAGTACGAGCTGCTCAAGCAGCTGGCGCCGCCCCCGTCGGCGAACCTGGTGGTGGTGGGCGACGACGACCAGTCCATCTACCGCTGGCGCGGCGCCAACGTGGACAACATCCTCAACTTCCCGGACCAGTACCCCGGCGCGAAGGTGGTGAAGTTGGAGCAGAACTACCGCTCCGACCAGAACATCCTCACGGCGGCGCACGAGGTCATCAGCAAGAACACGCGGCGCATGCCGAAGAAGCTCTGGTCCGACAGGCAGAAGGGCCAGACGCTGAACCTCCTGCTCAACCGGGACGAGCGCTCGGAGGCGCAGGAGGTGGCGCGGCAGATACTGGCGCTCCAGCGGGAGGGCTTCATCAAGTTCTCCAGCATGGCGGTGTTCTACCGGGTGAACGCGCAGAGCCGCGTGCTGGAAGAGGCGCTGCGGCTGGCGCGGGTGCCGTACACGCTGGTGAGCGGCCGCAGCTTCTATGACCGGGCGGAGGTGCGCGACGCCTCCGCATATCTGAGGTTGATGGTGAACCCCCGCTCGGACGCGGACCTGCTGCGCATCATCAACACGCCGGCGCGTGGCATCGGTGACACCACGGTGGAGCGGGTGACGGACTTCGCCAACTCGAAGGGCGTGAGCCTGTACGAGGCGCTGGCCGACCCGGGCCTCATCCCGATGCTCAACTCCGCGGCGGTGAAGCGGCTGAGGGGCTTCCACGCGCTGCTGTCCTCGCTGACGGCCTTCGCGCAGGAGGCGAAGGACGCGGCGGGCGCGGTGGACCAGATGCTGCGCGAGACGAAGCTGGTGGAGACGCTGCAGGCGGAGAGCAGCGACGAGTCCCAGACGCGCGCGGAGAACCTCAAGGAGTTCCTGGGCGCAGCGCAGGAGTTTGATTTGAACCGGGCGGCCGCGGCGGTGGCGGCGGCGCAGAACGCGCCCGCGGAGGTGCCTCCCGAGGTGGACGCGGCCCCGCTGTCCGCGGACGTGCCGCCCTTGCAGGCCTTCCTCGAGCAGATTTCGCTGGTGGGCGAGGCGGACGCGGAGGTGGGCGAGGGCCGCGTGGCGCTGATGACGCTGCACGCGGCGAAGGGCCTGGAGTTCGACGCGGTCTTCATGACGGGCCTGGAGGACAACGTCTTCCCGCATGCGCGTGCGCTCAAGGGCGAGGACCCGGACAACGGGGAGGAGATGGCCGAGGAGCGGCGCCTCTGCTACGTGGGCTTCACCCGCGCGCGCAAGCGGCTCTTCGTGAGCCTGGCGCAGTGCCGCTCGCTGTTCGGCGAGCTGCGCTACAACCCGCCCAGCCGCTTCCTGCAGGACGTGCCTCCGGCGCTCTTCGGCATCAGCGAGCAGGAGGTTGCGGCGCCGTCCCGCGCGGTGCCGGTGGCACCTCGCAAGCGCAACTGGGACGAGGATGATGGGCCGCGCGTCGACCGCTCGTACTCGCAGGCGTCGGACATGGACGGCGTCGGTGGGGACGTGCGCGGCATGCGCGTGCGCCACGAGCAGTTCGGCACCGGCCGCATCGTGTCCGCGGATGGCAGCGGCCCCAACGCGAAGGTGACGGTGGAGTTCGGCGGAACCGTGGGCCTCAAGCGCGTCATCGCCCGCTTCCTGATTCCGGGGTAG
- a CDS encoding PaaI family thioesterase → MSDSPSGPPARPSQADLDRYAALFTQSLSLRYFGAHLSFPEGKKVVVTLPEVRPEHRGGLGTASAVNGAILAALFDLAIGCSGALVDPSRRCATVQLSMSFERPVTGDAIRVEAELTSRSVSLLFASAQVYDSQGRACGRCQGVVKLSTLPWPSGESPAVN, encoded by the coding sequence ATGTCCGACTCCCCGTCCGGCCCCCCCGCCCGGCCCTCCCAGGCCGATCTGGACCGCTACGCCGCGCTCTTCACCCAGAGCCTCAGCCTCCGCTACTTCGGCGCGCACCTGTCCTTTCCCGAAGGAAAGAAGGTCGTCGTCACCCTGCCGGAGGTCCGCCCCGAGCACCGCGGCGGCCTGGGCACCGCCTCCGCCGTCAACGGCGCGATTCTCGCCGCCCTCTTCGACCTGGCCATCGGCTGCAGCGGCGCCCTGGTGGACCCCTCGCGCCGCTGCGCCACCGTGCAGCTGTCCATGAGCTTCGAGCGCCCCGTCACCGGCGACGCCATCCGCGTGGAGGCGGAGCTGACCAGCCGCAGCGTCTCCCTCCTCTTCGCCTCCGCCCAGGTGTACGACAGCCAGGGCCGCGCCTGCGGCCGCTGCCAGGGCGTCGTGAAGCTCTCCACCCTCCCCTGGCCGTCCGGGGAAAGCCCCGCCGTCAACTGA
- a CDS encoding RNA polymerase sigma factor, whose product MSAAVQGLRMTLRMPREADEPVEAARGGDEDSLSRRALAGDRTAWDALVARHHRRVVVSLLAKGVRVDRAHELAQETWARLIQQQQRGLLTELRLPNLALTQAAFLAADDARRSRRESISGAVDELPERQHPVDPAVSAERRLLSEEQLSRAHAALAQVSPSARSVFLLACDGQELPHAEVAARVGLSVQRVRQILCEVRKKLRTALEEETHA is encoded by the coding sequence ATGAGTGCAGCCGTGCAGGGCCTGCGGATGACGCTTCGGATGCCTAGGGAAGCCGACGAGCCAGTGGAAGCCGCGCGAGGGGGGGATGAGGACTCCCTGTCGCGGCGTGCACTGGCGGGCGACCGGACGGCCTGGGATGCGTTGGTGGCGCGCCACCACCGCCGGGTCGTGGTATCGCTGCTCGCCAAAGGCGTCCGGGTGGACCGGGCGCATGAGCTGGCCCAGGAGACCTGGGCGCGGCTCATCCAGCAACAGCAGCGTGGGCTGCTGACGGAACTGCGCCTGCCGAACCTCGCCCTCACCCAGGCGGCCTTCCTGGCCGCGGACGATGCCCGCCGCTCCCGGCGGGAGTCCATCTCCGGTGCGGTGGACGAGCTTCCGGAGCGTCAGCATCCGGTGGACCCGGCGGTGTCCGCGGAGCGGCGCCTCTTGTCCGAGGAGCAGCTTTCCCGTGCCCATGCCGCGCTGGCGCAGGTGTCGCCGAGCGCGCGCAGCGTCTTCCTCCTGGCCTGTGACGGCCAGGAGCTACCCCATGCCGAAGTCGCCGCGCGTGTCGGCCTGTCCGTCCAGCGCGTACGACAGATCCTGTGCGAGGTCCGGAAGAAGCTTCGGACCGCGCTCGAGGAGGAGACCCATGCTTAA
- a CDS encoding zf-HC2 domain-containing protein: MLKPHLTRDSAEQYILGALPPEKAAALEAHTLECEPCALLLQEEAVLSEQLEEVASAFPREDRVIRPARWHARRVAAGAVGAALAAAASLALILLPGGRGVPSPGPGAPGVTSPVVDFEMAEQQNNFLDCPDLATQDSCLRDAQDRGLLVQNPRGTLDVPRYEARTGLPEGALSARRPVSL; this comes from the coding sequence ATGCTTAAGCCCCACCTGACCCGCGACTCCGCGGAGCAATACATCCTGGGGGCCCTGCCACCCGAGAAGGCGGCGGCGCTGGAGGCCCACACGCTGGAGTGCGAGCCCTGCGCCCTGCTCCTCCAGGAAGAGGCCGTCCTGTCCGAGCAGCTCGAAGAGGTGGCCAGCGCTTTCCCTCGGGAGGACCGCGTCATCCGCCCCGCCCGCTGGCACGCGCGGCGCGTGGCGGCCGGCGCGGTCGGCGCGGCCCTGGCCGCCGCGGCTTCGCTCGCGCTCATCCTGCTGCCCGGCGGCCGAGGCGTGCCTTCCCCCGGCCCCGGCGCACCTGGCGTGACGTCGCCCGTGGTGGACTTCGAGATGGCGGAGCAGCAGAACAACTTCCTGGACTGCCCGGACCTGGCCACCCAGGACAGCTGCCTGCGGGATGCGCAGGACCGCGGGCTGCTCGTCCAGAATCCGCGGGGCACGCTCGACGTGCCGCGCTACGAGGCCCGCACCGGCCTCCCCGAGGGCGCGCTGAGCGCGCGCCGTCCCGTGTCGCTGTGA
- a CDS encoding AraC family transcriptional regulator, giving the protein MDFRKKLATLLLALAATAAGAQPSGGSQKLPVGWYVTESAPKRYEAGVDSSAPCEGTRSAYLRSLTPDENGYGTFMQAFGAQDFRGKRLRFSAALRVKDVEGWAGLWMRVEGPDPKQPLAFDNMQSRALVGSVGCKRYEVVLDVPKEATTIMAGLIMSGTGHAWMGGVRFEPVDASVPVTDLLAARPVVASNGPASLEESAPVARNDQLPLGRVGDVWFNHGRVAADKPYTRRGDGVWVSILSEEVYEHGIEVTGTYGQRQLALKVKAGGPRTTIEGTWGGEPVNIVISPERLAMRWGRLTRDLPRDKSAQVDSSCNRYQVSDGPRVTDQLDVCGAALGIRPPNAQLVVALLANGFRPTLPPQTFPIPQPPVRSRQALDTERARDSTMTP; this is encoded by the coding sequence ATGGACTTCCGGAAGAAACTCGCCACCCTGCTGCTCGCGCTGGCCGCCACCGCGGCCGGGGCGCAGCCGTCGGGGGGTAGCCAGAAGCTGCCGGTCGGCTGGTACGTCACGGAGAGCGCGCCCAAGCGCTACGAGGCGGGCGTGGACAGCAGCGCCCCCTGCGAGGGCACCCGCAGCGCGTACCTGCGCTCGCTGACGCCGGACGAGAACGGCTACGGCACCTTCATGCAGGCCTTCGGCGCGCAGGACTTCCGCGGCAAGCGGCTGCGCTTCTCCGCCGCCCTGCGTGTGAAGGACGTGGAGGGCTGGGCCGGCCTGTGGATGCGCGTGGAGGGCCCGGACCCGAAGCAGCCGCTCGCCTTCGACAACATGCAGTCGCGCGCGCTGGTGGGCTCGGTGGGCTGCAAGCGCTACGAGGTGGTGCTGGACGTGCCGAAGGAGGCCACCACCATCATGGCCGGCCTCATCATGAGCGGCACCGGCCATGCGTGGATGGGCGGCGTGCGCTTCGAGCCGGTGGATGCCTCGGTGCCGGTGACGGACCTGCTGGCCGCGCGGCCCGTGGTGGCCTCCAACGGCCCCGCCAGCCTGGAGGAGTCCGCGCCCGTGGCCCGGAACGACCAGCTCCCGCTGGGCCGCGTGGGCGACGTCTGGTTCAACCATGGCCGCGTCGCCGCGGACAAGCCGTACACCCGGCGCGGGGACGGCGTCTGGGTGAGCATCCTCTCCGAGGAGGTCTACGAGCACGGCATCGAGGTGACGGGCACCTACGGCCAGCGCCAGCTTGCGCTGAAGGTGAAGGCCGGCGGGCCGCGCACCACCATCGAGGGCACGTGGGGCGGCGAGCCCGTCAACATCGTCATCTCGCCGGAGCGGCTCGCCATGCGCTGGGGCCGCCTCACGCGGGATTTGCCGCGCGACAAGAGCGCCCAGGTGGACAGCTCGTGCAACCGCTACCAGGTCTCCGACGGGCCGCGCGTGACGGATCAGCTCGACGTGTGCGGCGCGGCGCTCGGCATCCGCCCGCCGAATGCCCAGCTCGTCGTGGCCCTGCTGGCCAACGGCTTCCGCCCCACCCTGCCGCCGCAGACCTTCCCCATTCCCCAGCCGCCCGTGCGCAGCCGCCAGGCGCTCGACACGGAGCGCGCCCGGGACAGCACGATGACGCCGTGA
- a CDS encoding RNA polymerase sigma factor, whose amino-acid sequence MYEQLTDDELFAEVVRRRSAGEPVGAPLGSLVDRWGRPARYVISKIQASYGRGSPADADELFQDAVGKFLDRGLDQFRGVSEQMPGRSASPKTFFLRIVKHVAIDFYRRHREELAAPPSDPDEVMEEPPSEVARAVEAGKRREERAEAQELYWAAFARLQEEHPKEASAWELYHHEDVEDHEECARRLNISVVNSYKRVSRAQAYLKLYLLDLQRESQGEEA is encoded by the coding sequence GTGTACGAGCAGCTCACGGATGACGAATTGTTCGCGGAGGTGGTCCGCCGCCGCTCCGCTGGCGAGCCCGTCGGGGCCCCCCTCGGTTCCCTCGTGGACCGGTGGGGCCGCCCCGCGCGCTACGTCATCAGCAAGATTCAGGCGAGCTACGGCCGTGGGTCTCCCGCGGACGCCGATGAGCTCTTCCAGGACGCGGTCGGGAAGTTCCTCGACCGGGGTCTGGACCAGTTCCGGGGCGTCTCCGAGCAGATGCCGGGCCGCAGCGCGTCCCCAAAGACGTTCTTCCTGCGCATCGTCAAGCACGTGGCCATCGACTTCTACCGGCGGCACCGCGAGGAGCTCGCGGCGCCCCCGTCGGACCCCGATGAGGTCATGGAGGAGCCCCCTTCCGAGGTGGCTCGGGCGGTGGAAGCAGGGAAGCGACGTGAGGAGCGGGCCGAAGCCCAGGAGCTGTACTGGGCGGCGTTTGCCCGTCTGCAGGAGGAGCACCCGAAGGAGGCCTCAGCATGGGAGCTGTACCACCACGAGGACGTCGAGGATCACGAGGAATGTGCTCGGCGCCTGAATATCAGCGTGGTCAACTCCTACAAGCGCGTCAGCCGCGCGCAGGCCTACCTGAAGCTCTACCTGCTGGACCTCCAGCGCGAGTCGCAAGGGGAGGAAGCGTGA
- a CDS encoding metallophosphoesterase, which produces MSPRTIVIGDLHGCYDEAVELLAKVGATSSDRIIFAGDLVDRGPKQRECVELAMRHEAILGNHEEKHLQQRHRPDDRLLPDHLATRRALTPEHYDWMAALPHYLRLPEHNAVVVHAGMLPGRPVEAQDPYHLLHAQCIQPPATKSYWPSKAPEGWTFWTHHWKGPERVIFGHTVFDKPLVTEHAVGIDTGCVYGRSLTAVVLPTWELVSVPARSSYRGGKDVAKFPVHGDVCVYS; this is translated from the coding sequence ATGTCCCCCCGCACCATCGTCATCGGAGACCTCCACGGCTGCTACGACGAGGCCGTGGAGCTGCTCGCCAAGGTGGGGGCCACCTCCAGCGACCGCATCATCTTCGCGGGGGACCTGGTGGACCGGGGCCCGAAGCAGCGCGAGTGCGTGGAGCTGGCGATGCGGCACGAGGCCATCCTCGGCAACCACGAGGAGAAGCACCTCCAGCAGCGCCACCGGCCGGACGACCGGCTGCTGCCGGACCACCTCGCGACGCGCCGGGCCCTGACGCCGGAGCACTACGACTGGATGGCGGCCCTGCCCCACTACCTCCGGTTGCCGGAGCATAACGCCGTCGTCGTGCATGCCGGCATGCTGCCCGGACGGCCCGTCGAGGCCCAGGACCCCTACCACCTGCTCCACGCGCAGTGCATCCAGCCGCCCGCCACCAAGAGCTACTGGCCCTCCAAGGCGCCAGAGGGGTGGACCTTCTGGACGCACCACTGGAAGGGCCCGGAGCGGGTCATCTTCGGCCACACCGTCTTCGACAAGCCGCTCGTCACCGAGCACGCGGTGGGTATCGACACCGGCTGCGTGTATGGCCGCTCGCTGACGGCGGTGGTGCTCCCCACCTGGGAGCTCGTCTCGGTGCCAGCCCGGTCCTCGTACCGGGGCGGCAAAGACGTGGCGAAGTTCCCGGTGCACGGCGACGTGTGCGTCTACTCGTGA